CAGCCAACCAACATCCAAAATATTGCTTTTGAAACGTGGACATCGGTCCCACGATCAATGGATCTGACTCTTTGGAAATAATCTCCAATATAATGGCTTTGATATTTTTGTATACTATCTAATTGAAGCACTTCAATGGGTTTCGATTTCATATTGATAGGTAGAAAACCGATAATAAATGACTATATTACTATAGTCAATAATATGTGGTCATACGAGTTGGATGACATTTTTCAATTTCCTTTtgtttaatgtttaaaaaaaagaaaaaggcgGCCAGGATGATGCAGGAAACATTAGTGAAGTATTCACAAAAATATAATGAATATTTAAAACAAGCAATGGTATACCGAATTGgttaattaaaaaaaatatgtgtGCCTATTAGAGAACCTAATCTGATCTCAAAATGCACTTGTCTTGTCTGGcctaataaaaaatatatgtttaagTAATATTACTGTTTTTGAAAGTTTGATATCAAAGGGGTTCTAACAGTTGGGATCTTAATAAATGACAGAAGGATTATAGTCCTACCACCTGTAAATGTCTTGACAGTTTCGAAAGACAATGACCTTGGCTAAATGCTGTCTTGTTGTCCTCTCTCTGATGTGCACTTGGGATCAAAGGGTTGTTGAGATGCTTGTGATGGCTGGGGTCATCAAAGGGCAGCTGTCCACTATAACTGCCCTGTCTGGATCTCTGTCTGCTCACCGCATAATTTCAAACCAAGAGAAGCTAGAGGAAGGACGCTAGTTGttgccatctctctcttctctttactTTCAACGTGACTTAACGCTATAGTGGATACACCGCTTCAGCCAAAAATGGTACGCTTGGCACGGCTCGTCTTTTGCGCGCTCCTCGTCTGCTTTTTCAGGATTGGCAGTTCGGAGAAACTGTCGCACCATTCCCGGCATTACAAGAGCTCACCCGAGTCCAGTTTAGGATATCTGAATTCGTACCATCCCAACAGGTACCCTCTCTACATGATGCAGCTGTACCGCTCCTTCAAGACTGCAGACTCCTCACAGTCCGCGGCTGTCAGCGCAGCGGATGACAGACCCTCTCCACACGATTCTGATTCAGTCCTCAGTCTGATAGCAAAAGGTACGTAAAGTATTTAATTTCAAGTAATTGTGTTAGGCATATGAAAACTTTAACAGTATTGGCAACATTCCCAGAGGATCCTTATTTTGTTACATTTGTTTGGCATTTTCAATTGGCTTTCCAACATTTTATGCATTCACTGTGCCTGTCATGTCTTTAACTTGCTACTTTTTGGACCAATACAGACTGGCGCGTgtattgtacatttacatttacattttagtcatttagcagacgctcttatccagagcgacttacagttagtgagtgcatacattttcatactggccccccgtgggaaacgaacccacaaccctggcgttgcaagctccacgctctaccaactgagctacagtctTCTATGATTATGTAGTTTGACCTGTAGTTCAAGCAAGCGTCCGAACAAGTCCACAGATCTCTTCAGGCTTGTCCTCTCCATCACTGTCAGGCACTTTGGTTGCAGGGTGTGTTATCTGTGTTTATCAGATCCTCCCTCTTTACAACCCAGAAGTGTCACAATGCTTATTCGGCTTTAAAGAGTTTTTCTGTTTTATGTGAGCGGGTGTGTGTATTAGCCCTACAGACGTCTGTACATATTGCGGTTGAATACacatcctgctctgtcctgttttCCCTCTCCCTCCAAGGCTTTGACATTTTGTTGAATGGTTTGGCTAGTTTGTGGTGAAGTGTGCGTAAAGTTTGTCTTGTTGATTGCGCACTGATCTCATACAGAAGAGAcctgctcagttggtagagcatggcgtttgcaaagccagggttgtgggttcgtttcccacggggggccagtatgaaaatgtatgcactcactaactgtaagtcgctctggataagagcgtctgctaaatgactaaaatgtaaaatgtaatacatttggtTTGCTGACTTTTGTTCGTTTTTCCAGGTTGCCATCAAGTGGGTGAGAAATGGACCATCAGTTTTGACATGTCCTCCATCTCTGTGAGTGACGACGTCCAGCTGTCAGAGCTACGGATCAGACTACCAGCGTTCTCCGCCTCCAAGCGCGTCACATTGGACATTTATCACTCACGAAAGGAGGACTGCGAGTCTGACACTGAACTGTGCAGCGAGGAACGCTTTCTCTTGGGCAGCTTTGGCGCATTGCCCAGTGACACCAGGTCTCAATGGAACGTGTTCAATGTGACAGCTCTGCTCAAATATTGGCTGCACCAGGGAGACGCAGTGAAGCAAATCCAAGAAGCAAGAGTTGGAGATGTGATAGAGGAAGAACACGGGAGTGGGGCACCGGACGACAGAGAGGAAATTGACATGGCCTACATCGGGCATAGGCGAAAGAAAGTTCACCATCCGACAGACGAACGGGTTATGATGGTTGTCTTCTCCAAGCACAATCTGCCCCGAGTTGGCGAGAGCGCACCCACTCTCATCCGTACCGTGGAGCACTCCAAATACGCAATTTTGGACCAAGTCAGCCGTGAAGCTCAAGGGCGACGCCACAAGAGAAACCGAATGGAGAGAGTGCGGATGGCCGGCGGAATTGCAGCTAATGCTACTGGGTCAGCGGCTGAAGCCGTCCAACGCCCACTCTGTCGGAAGATTGACATGTGGGTAGATTTCGACCAGATCGGCTGGAATGAGTGGATTGTGTATCCAAAGCGCTACAACGCGTTCCGCTGCGAGGGCGAGTGCCCTACTCCGGTGGATGAATCCTTCAGTCCCACCAACCACGCATACATGCAAGTAAGatctaaaaataaaacaacacttTATATATTTGGTTTAAGTTCCCAATATGCATTTATGTTCAGTGCAGCTTTTCGTAAAAGcttaatatttttttgtgtgtttttcagAGCCTGTTGAGACTGTACCATCCGGATCGCGTGGG
The sequence above is a segment of the Coregonus clupeaformis isolate EN_2021a chromosome 16, ASM2061545v1, whole genome shotgun sequence genome. Coding sequences within it:
- the LOC121583980 gene encoding nodal homolog, with amino-acid sequence MVRLARLVFCALLVCFFRIGSSEKLSHHSRHYKSSPESSLGYLNSYHPNRYPLYMMQLYRSFKTADSSQSAAVSAADDRPSPHDSDSVLSLIAKGCHQVGEKWTISFDMSSISVSDDVQLSELRIRLPAFSASKRVTLDIYHSRKEDCESDTELCSEERFLLGSFGALPSDTRSQWNVFNVTALLKYWLHQGDAVKQIQEARVGDVIEEEHGSGAPDDREEIDMAYIGHRRKKVHHPTDERVMMVVFSKHNLPRVGESAPTLIRTVEHSKYAILDQVSREAQGRRHKRNRMERVRMAGGIAANATGSAAEAVQRPLCRKIDMWVDFDQIGWNEWIVYPKRYNAFRCEGECPTPVDESFSPTNHAYMQSLLRLYHPDRVGCPSCVPAHLSPLSMLYYRDEDVVLRHHEDMIVEGCACH